ATGCAGAAGTCGTATCCGCAGGAACAAATAGAATAGAAGTAATTGATATAAAACCAATAAATTATGATAATGATGAAAAAACAATAAAAATAAAACTTGTTTTCACAGTGAGCGGATGGATTGAAGGGCCATTTTCATTCAGTATATATGACAAAGAAGATAACCAATATTATCCTATAGGCGACAGCAGTGAGTCACAGGATATTGATTTAGAATGTGAAGTGTTCGCCGAGTTTTTTTATGATGATGACACATGGACGATGGATGAATTTAGCGTCAATCTGGATAGAGAAGTCATTTAATTTATAGATGTTGAACCTGACTTTGACCAAGAATAACCCATTGGCTTTGGAGAGACGATGCCCATTCACTTTTAACGAATAATTCTCATGTAAGCAGTAGGATGATGACTGATGCCACTTTGAAAAACATCATCGTCTGGAATTACTCGTTCCGGGTCATAAATCACAAATAGCACAGCTCTGTTATTTACATCATATTTTGTAAGGTCGGCAGCAATTTGCTCAGTAATCTTTGAAGGAGTCTGTCCTTTTTTTACATATTTTAACTCAATAAATGTTCCGGTGCGTTCATCGCTGAAGTCAGGCTTGGATAGGGAAAAAGACCAAGCAACATAAGGAAATTCCCGTTGAATATCCTCCTCGGCGCTGGCAAGAATTGCGCTGCATATGTCCTGAAGATGGGTTTCGTTTTTTGGTTTTTCACTTCTACAGGCTAGTGGAATCGCCTTGGATAGTATGTTGCCTATATTCTCAGTAAATAGTTTCGAACTTTCTTGTGTGTGCGCGCCAGAGAGGACAAAACTCATCAATGAATTGGGCTGCAAGTCTCCAGAAGCAATGACTGATTTGTTTTGAATTATTTGTTGTTCAAGCACATCAACAACTGTTGCAGCATGGCGCTTATGCATATCTATCAAAGGACGTATAGAGTTATAACCGTCAAGTGCGTCTGCCGCATCGTTAATAAACGAACCATATATTAAGTCAAATTCTTCTTCTGACATCTTATTTATTTCATTTGCGAAGCGCATATAAGATACAGCGACACCCTTGTCGTAAGTATTTTTTACCTGATCGACCTTGCGTTCACCCAAAAATACGTCAGTTACATAGTCAAAGCTCGTGTCTATAGATTTATGTGAAAGAACAGCAATTCTTCTGTCTATACACTGACTACACACGCCACAATGTTTCTGTACGGAAGATGCCATGATAGTTCTTGTGCATGAAGAAGATAGGTGAATAAGGTCTTTGGCCTTACTTTCCAAAGTTATCCCGACAACTTCTTTTTTTGTAAAGAATATATAGGGATTTTGAAAGCTTATCGGTTCTTGGCAGCATAAATTGAAAAATTCCTGAAAAAGTTTGAGCGCAAGCGGATGTGTTGTGCGAGTTGCACGAGAGCGCAGCACTTCATCGGTAAGAGGCAAGTTTAGGCTTACAATCCCATTCTCATAAAAATTAACTTCTCGAACCCCGAGTATCTCCGCGACAACTACGGCAAGGGAAGAATATAGAAATGAACGACTCCGTTGAGTATATTCATGGTAGCGCGCTGATTTTTTATTGATCCAAACAGGCACATGCATGAATGTTCCAGAATATATCTTTCCAAGTTCATCAATTAACTTTTTTTGGCGCGCATTCATGGTAGAGACAGAGCGATGGCTCACTAGAGCAACAGGAATTCCAGCAGAAATATTTTCAATTGCCCCAGCAAGCGAATCCAATCCCCCAGAAAATAGAATTACCTTTTCTACTTTGGGTAATGCCGTGATACTTTCACCAAGAAAATATTGATACTGTCTTGAAGATGCCGTTTTAGGGAAAAATTCAAATAAAAACTTTCCATTAACCAAAAAGGTAAGCAATTTTTGAAGAGCCGTTTTTACAGCTTCTGTATTCCAGAACTCAAAGTCATAAACGGGAATTACAAAATGGAAGTCGCGTTCCCATCCATCGTCAGTATCCTCTCCCGTCCATTTTTTATCCGTACGCAGCACAAGAGCATCAGCAGTATAGATAAAAGATGCAATTTCAATTAAATCGTACTGACGACTTGAGATATGCTGCCTTAATCTAGAGTCTAAATTTTCAATGACGATATTGACATTGCGGTTGGCGGCACCCGGATCAGAGACTATTTCTTTTGTAACACGCCCTGCGCATAAAGGAGTCTCTTGCGCTCCGTTGCAAAGAAAACTTACAGCCCGGCTCATTGTTTGCCTCGCTGTGTCTTTGCTTCGGAACTCATTTTCCTAAATGCTAAGGATAGATAAGATTTTACGCTTTGAGGAGTGAGGTCTTTCTCATAAAAAACCTTTTTCGCAAACCAAGTTCCGCTCAAATCTCTTACGATATATGAACTTTCATTCCAGTGTTTTTGATTTTCAGCGTTAAAATGAGATAGCTGATTAATGTTTTGTATACATTCTCTACCAACGCTATAGTTTGAGACCCTGCTCAGAAAAAAGTTGACATAAGAGTATGTGTAGTTGGCGATGAATCTTTGACCAAACTCGGCGAATCCATTCTTGCTGGCGAGCTTTTTAAGTTCATTACCAGAGCCGCTACCGTCAAGAGATAATTGCTTTTGGGCCGTTGCCTCCAAGATTGACTTAGAGATAGACCTTAGTGCTATTTCTGACTTATCGGAGCTAATACAATTTTCGACAAAAAATGAACGCACTCTAGAGTGTACTTCAAAAGCAAATTCTCGCGAATCAGCCATCTTATTTATGTCGATATAATATTCACCTGACTCTACTTTGGTGGCAATAGCTTCAAGAATTTTTGCTACAATAAATATCGCATTATAAACGCCCGTATCATTTGAGGCTTCAATCAGTCCCTTTTCTGTCGCAAGTATGGAGTCGTTGGCAATAGAGGCAATGTCCTCTTTCGACAAGCGTTGAGCTTCATCGCCAGAAGAGTTCAAAAGCTCTATGATTTTTTCCCAAGATTTAGACTTGGGTATGCGGCCAATTCTAGTGTGTCCCATGCGTACTCTGCTGTATTACTGGTGCAAAGTGAAACTGCTACTTTTTCCATAATCATAAATATATTTCTATATTTGCAGGTTTTCTTTGCGATTACAATACCTATATAGGCGTTCTCGGCTCTCCACACAATGCCCCATAACCGGCCAATACAGTCCAGCGAAACCTACTCCAACTCTTTTAATTTATAGGTATTTATGTAGGCATTGACAAATTCATTCCATCAGATAATATTGCATTCTAGATACTTACTTACACCTACACATCCCCTTGGGGACGCCAATGAAAATCATGCTCTTATGAGGAATCGTAAGAGCTTTTTCGTTGTGGGATAAATCTGCCCCAGGCTTTGTAGTATACCCTTTTTTTGTGGCCAAAGCCAAACTGGGGTTTTCATACATAACCATAAGGTTTCACCGTAAAATTCATGATTAAGTTTTGCCCGAGTTTGGAAGGAATACGGTGCGGGGCAAAATAAAACTTGCCTGCCCACTAGACAACCGGTCTACTATGACCTATTTGTGCCCCATGAAAACGATAACACCAGCTGCCGAAGTTCGGCGCCATATTCTCGAAACCGGGCAGGCCATCATGAGCGGCAAGGGGTTTTCGGCCGTTGGCTTGACCGAAATTCTGACCGCAGCTGGTGTGCCCAAGGGCTCCTTCTACTATTATTTCAAATCCAAGGATGCCTTTGGGGAAGCCCTGCTTGAGCAGTATTTTGCTGACTACATGGCAGAACTCACAGAACTGCTGGAAGAACCAGGACAAAACGGCGCGCAGCGCCTGATGGCCTACTGGGAAAAATGGCTCAAGACTCAGGCGGGCTGCGACTCCCAGGGCAAATGCCTGGCGGTCAAGCTTGGAGCCGAAGTTGCGGATTTGTCCGAAGCCATGCGTAGTGCGCTGCGGATTGGCACCGCGCAAATTATGCAGCGCCTGGCCAAAGCAATAGAAGACGCGCGCGCTGATGGCTCTCTGGCTGTTGAGGGCGATGCCCTTTTCTTGTCCGAGGTTCTGTACCAGCTGTGGCTGGGGGCGAGTCTTCTTGAAAAAATTACCAGAAATGGTGAATCCCTGAAAACCGCCATGGCTGCAACGCACCGTATTCTCAATATTCCCCCCCAAAAATAAGGTGGTTATTGCACAGCATGGCGTTGCCAATGGGTAAATCTGGTTCTATTTTATAGTCGACCGGTCTAATATAAAGTACGTCACATCAGCCAATAAAAAAGGGAGCCCATTATGAACGATTTCACCTTTTACAACCCCACCCGTATCGTGTTCGGTAAAAACACCACCGCGCAACTGGATGCACTTGTCCCCGCTAAAGCCCGTGTGCTCGTTCTGTACGGTGGGGAAAGCGCACGCAAAAACGGCACGTTGGATGAGGTGCGAGCGGCCCTTGGCGACCGTAATGTTCAGGAGTTTGGCGGCATAGAGCCCAACCCGTCCTTTGAAACCCTGATGCGAGCCGTTGAGCAGATCAAGCGCGAAAAAAATGACTTCCTGATTGCCGTTGGGGGTGGATCGGTTATTGACGGCACAAAATTCATTGCCGCAGCCGCCTGCTTTGAGGGCGACCCCTGGTCTATTATGGAAGCGCATGGCTCCAACGTTACCCAGGCCCTACCCTTCGCCAGCGTGCTGACCTTGCCGGCTACCGGTTCGGAAATGAACAACGGAGCAGTGATAACCCGTAGCGCAACGCAGACCAAACTGCCCTTCATGAGTCCTCATGTCTTTCCGCAATTTTCCATACTTGATCCTACCAAGACCTTTACCTTGCCTGAAAAACAACTTGCCAACGGCGTTGTTGATGCCTTTGTCCACGTTGTTGAACAGTATCTGACCTATCCGGTCGATGCCCGCGTTCAGGACAGATTTTCCGAAGGGCTGCTGCAAACCCTGACCGAGATCGGCCCGAAGCTCATGACAGACAAGCAAGACTACGACCTTTGCGCCAACTTGATGTGGACGGCGACCCTGGCGCTCAACGGACTGATCGGGGCGGGTGTTCCCCAGGACTGGTCAACCCACATGATCGGCCATGAACTGACCGCTCGTTACGGCATCGATCACGCGCGTACCCTGGCCATTGTGCTGCCGGCCAACCTGCAGGTCCGAAGAGCCGCGAAACGCGAAAAACTGCTGCAATACGCCGCCCGTGTCTGGAACATCACCAATGGAAACGAAGAAGAACGGATTGACGCCGCCATCGCAAAGACGCGGACGTTTTTTGAAAGCCTCGGCTTGCCGACCACTCTGTCCGCATACGGCCTTGGCCAGCAGGATATTGACGCCATTGTCGGGCAGCTTGCAGCGCACGGCATGACGGCGCTTGGCGAAAAGAGCGACATCACCCCCGAGATCAGTCGGCGCATACTGGAAGCCAGCCTTTAATCCTGCATGGCTGAAGCATTCATTAACAGCAACACACTATCCAACAATGCTGGAGAAAGTCATGGCTTACGCAACAACCAATCCCTACACCGGCGAAGTGCTGAAAACTTTTCCTGACGAGACTGACAGCCAGGTGGATCAGGCGCTTGATGACGCCCACAATGCCTTTCTTTTATGGAAAGACACCCCCTCTTCCAAGCGCAAGGCCATTTTACAGCGTGCGGCTGACCTGTTGCGCGAGCGGGCTAGCGACTATGCCCGCCTGCTGACGTTGGAAATGGGAAAAATTACAGCTGAAGGGCTGGCCGAAGTGGAAATATCCGCCGGTATTTTTGAATATTACGCGAACAATATGGAAGAGTTGCTGGCCCCGGTAGCGTTGAGCGTCGCGCACCCTTACGAGGGCAAGCCGACCCTGGTGTACGAACCGCTTGGCATCATTCTGGCCATCGAACCCTGGAACTTCCCCATCTACCAGGTCGCCCGCATTCTGGCTCCGCAACTGGCCGCAGGAAACACCATGCTGCTGAAGCACGCCTCTAATGTGCCGCAAAGCGCCGCCGCCTTTGACCAGTTGATGCACGACGCTGGCCTGCCTGACGGGGCTTTCCGGAATCTTTTCGCCACACGGCAGCAAGTTGAAAAGATCATCAACGACCCGCGAGTCCATGGTGTGGCTCTGACCGGTTCCGAAGGGGCCGGGGCTATAATCGCGGCTCAGGCCAGCAAGGCCTTGAAAAAATCCACAATGGAGCTTGGCGGCTCTGACGCCTTTGTGGTGCTTGCTGACGCAGAACTCGACAAAACTGTAAACTGGGCCGTATTCGGGCGTCACTGGAACGCCGGCCAGGTGTGCGTCTCTTCCAAGCGGATGATTGTGGTGGATGAGGTGTATGATGCCTTTCTAAGCCGTTACATCGAAGGCGTGGCCCAGCTGAAAGCGGGCGATCCTTTTGATCCATCCACGACGCTGGCACCATTGTCCTCACAAGCGGCGGCCGATGAAATCCGGGCCAAGATCCGTGAGGCCGTGTCCCACGGTGCAACTGCCACCGAAGTGGGGCCAAGGGTTCCGTCGCAGGGCGCTTTTGTGCAGCCGACCATCCTCAGTAATTTGACTCCGGACAATCCGGCCTATTATTGGGAATTTTTCGGCCCGGTTACCATGATTTTTCGGGCAAAAAACGAAGAGGAAGCTATTCAAATCGCCAATGACTCGCCGTACGGGCTGGGCGGTTCGGTATTTACGGCCGACCCCCTGCACGGCGCTGCAGTCGCCAAGCGCATTTCCACAGGCATGGTGTTTGTCAACCATCCCACATCCCCCAAAGCGGACCTTCCTTTCGGAGGCATCCGCCGCTCCGGCTATGGGCGTGAACTGACGGACCTTGGCATAAAGGAGTTCGTCAACCACAAGCTGATTTGCATCGTTGATATAGATGCACCATTTATCTAGGCACTAGCGGACATTAAGGGCTGTCTCCAAAAACTTCCTGGAGACAGCCCCATCTGCCAATGGGGCGAAACCAAAAACCAGGGAGCTCTATTCCCGCCTGAAAGGGACACAGAGCGGGCCTTTTATATTTGGATTTTCCACATGCGTACATCTTTCGCCCCTCGAGCATCAGCAGTATGATTGGAACAGCGTGCAAGATCTCTTGCATGACGCCAAAAAATTTAACACCACAATATTCAAAGGAAAATACTATGCCAGCTTTTCTTGTAGACACCCACCACTGTAAAAAAGACGGCATTTGCGTCAGTGTTTGCCCTGCCGCTGCGTTGCGCCTGAACGATGACAAACTCCCTGAAAACACTCCGGAAGGGGCGGCGCGATGCATTTCCTGTGGTCAGTGCATTGCCTTTTGCCCTCATGGGGCCTGTTCGCTGGAGGGTGTCGCCGCTGCAGATACGCCTGCGCCAAATTTCGCCAAAAGGCCGCCCGAAGATCAACTTACGGCTTTTTTGCTGAGCCGACGCTCCATACGTCAATACCGTAAAGAGCCCGTCCCCCAATCCACAATTGACGCGATTATGGATGGAGTGCGTTATGCGCCCAGTGCGGCAAATACGCAGCCATTACGATGGATATTGATTAACTCCCGTGAAAACCTCAAAAAAGTCGGCGATCTTGTAGCCCAGGGTATGGAAACCCTGGCCCCTGATGATGCCCATCTTCGCTCCACAGTCACAGCATGGCGCTCTGGTACGGATGTCTATTTTCGGGGCGCTCCCCAGATGATGATTGCCGTGGCCCCGAAGGAATGGTCATGGGGAAGGGAAGATGGCGCTGTGGCCCTCACCTATTTTGAATTGCATGCCCTGGCCCATGGGGTTGGCTGCTGCTGGGCGGGTTATTTTACCTCTATAGGCGCGAAATACGCCCCCCTCCAAAATTTTCTCGGTGTGGAAGAGCATGAGGTGATTGTGGGAGGGCAGTTTTTCGGCATCTCCAAGCTGCGGCCACATGCCCTGCCCCCCAGAAAAGAAATAAACCTCACCATACGGTGAAATAAGACCTTACCCGATGATCACAGGGCTTAGCCCTGGAGGTCGATTTTGAAAAAAGGCTGCATGAACGTGCAGCCTTTTTCGTTTTCAAAAATGGAGTCCGAAGCATGTTCTCCATGCTGTGCCAGTTGGGCAGTCGGGATGCGTGGTGTGTTCGTCCTTGATTGCGATGAACCACTTAACTGATTTCCAGTAACACGCCAGTTTCGTTAAGGTAGTTTGCTCTCAGCAAGAAATAAAAATGCAATGCCCAACCTGAGACAGTGAAAGTACAGCTCGCAGTATGCCTGAAGGATTTCAGGGGCGCGTTAGTGGGAGTAACTCCCAGGTTGATACAAAAACATCTCATTAGCCCGTTAAAACAACAAATTTGTATCACCTGAAAACCATCAACTTTAAAAAAATAATATATTTAGCAGTGTTAAGTTTAAATCCAGCATGGCATTGTTTTTGCTGTTTATAAGTTCAAACAAACATGTGGAGGATTGCCATGTCCCGTATTTCGATCAATTGGCGCAAAGCACTTGGCTGCTGCGCCGCAATTTTATGCCTCGCCACTTCCGTACAGGCCCGCGAGACCGTCAAGGTTGGTTTTGTGGGTCCCCTTACCGGCGGCGTGAGCGCCATTGGCGTTGGCGGGCGCAATTCCGCAGAATTGGCCGTCAAGCAACGCAACGAAGACCCCGACCGCAAATTCGACTACCTCTTTGTATCCTACGACGATGAATGCAAGCCCAACATCGGCATTCAGGTGGCTACAAAGCTGGCCTCGGATCGCAAGGTTGCGGCTGCCGTAACCCACTACTGCTCTGCCGTGGCTCTGGGCACGGTGGATATCTACCACCGCTTCCATATGCCTGCGGTGGTTTGGGGCGCGGTACACCCCGGCATTACCTACGGCAACGACTACAAGGAAATTTTCCGCACGCCCGGCACCATGATCAACCAGAACCAGGTGGCAGCCAAGTTCATGACCGACCAGGGTTATAAAACCTTTGCAATCATCCACGACATCACCGATTACGGCAAATCCCACAAAGACTACTTTACCCAGTTCATCACCGAACAGGGTGGCAAGGTTATAGAAACCTTTGGGGTTACCCCTGATCAGCAGGATTTCACAGCAGAGCTGACCAAGATCAAGTCTCTGCACCCCGACGTGATCTACTTTGGCGGCCTTGTGCCCGTGGGTGTGCGCGTGCGCTCGCAGATGGAAAAACTCGGCCTTGACGCCCAGTTTGAGGGCGTCTCGGGCATCAAGTCTGACGCCTTTGTGACCGGCGTGGGCAGCGAGGTGGCCGAGGGCAGCCTGAGCTTTATTGAAGGTACCCCGCTTGAAAAGCTGCCCGGTGGCGAAGCCTTTTTGCAGAGCTACAAGGACCACGGCTACGCCGAATCGCCCGAAGCCTACGGCCCCTTTGCCTACGCCAGCATGAAGCTTGTTCTGGATTCCATTGAAAGCACTGGCCCCGACCGTGAAAAAATCACCGAAGCGCTGAGCGCAGTTAAAGGCGCGGATACCCTGGTGGGCAAGGTGACCTTTGACGACCACGGCCAGAACATTGAGCCCGCTGTCAGTACATTTGTGGTTCAGGACGGCCAGTGGGTTTTCTGGAGCGATAGCGATTATGCCTCCGGCAAGCGCCAGCTCAGGTACCCCAACAAGTAAACCACACGTTTCGGGCATACCGTCCGGCGAGATCCTCTCGCCGGACGGAGACAAAGACCAGCAAGGCAAGGATTTCCCGCATGGACATGTCACTTCTCATTCAATTCGTCATCAATGGCCTTATGCTGGGTATGATGTACGCATTGGTCGCCGTGGGATTCACCATTTTTTTCGGCGTACTTGATGTCATTATTTTTTCCCACGGCGACACGGTGATGCTGGGCGGTTTTTCCGGCCTCGCCGTGTATATGTATCTGCAGCACATGTTTCCGGGGCTTGCTCCGGGCTGGTCGCTGCTCTGGGTGGCGCTTACGGCGCTGACCAGTATGGCCCTGCTGGGCATGTTGCTGGCCAGCACCATGATCATGCGTCTACGCGCGGCCCCCGCGCTCAACACGCTGCTGGCTACCATGATGCTGGGCACAGTGCTGCGCGAATCCATACGTTTATTTTTTCCCAACGGCTCAAACCCCCAGCCTTTTCCGCATCTTTTGCCCGACTGGTCACTGAATTACGGGCAGCTTTCTCTGCGGTTTGACAATCTGGTGCTGTTCAGCGCCGGTGCGGCGGCGGTGGTGCTGATACACCTGCTCATCTCGCGCACACGGCTGGGCATGGCCATCCGCGCCGTGGCGCAGGACAGCGAAGCCGCGCAGCTTATGGGCGTAAATTTTTCGCTGGTGGTGCTGACCGCTTTTGCTCTTGGCTGTGGCGTTGCCGCGCTGGCAGGCATCATGAACGGCATCTACTACAATGAGATCAACTTCAGCATGGGGCTGCTGCTGGGGGCCATCGGCTTTAGCGCGGCCGTCATCGGCGGTCTGGGCAATATTTACGGGGCCATCCTGGGCGGATTCATCTTTGCGTTTTTGCAGACCATCGGCGCTGTGGCCCTGCCATTTTCAAGCGCGTACAAAGATGTTTTTGCGTTCAGCGTCGTTATCGTGCTTATGGCCTGGAAGCCCACGGGCCTTCTTGCCGAAAAATCCAGCCAAAGGGTCTAGCCATGTTTTCCTTACGTAATACGCCTGCCGGGCCCCTCACCTGCGTGCTGACCGCAGTGGGCATAACGGCTTTTCTTGCCCTGTTTTTGATGGCTGAAGAACAGACTACCATTCTGCTTTATCTCGGCGTGGGGCTGTTTTTGCTGCTGGACCTCAAGGTTTGCGGCCTGCTGGACGTGCTGTTGCAGGCCGCCCGCCAGAACGAAACCCTCTGGACGCGCCTCATGCTCGGCATGAGCCTTGCGCTGATATTGATCTTCCACGACGACCATTACAACCTGTTTTTGCTGGGCACCATCATGACTTACTCCGTTGCGGTGCTGGGACTCAACGTGCAATTGGGCTACGCGGGGGTCATCAACTTTAGCGCGGCCTCGTTTTTTGGTGTGGGCGGCTACACGGCGGCCCTGCTCATGGCCAACGCGGGCGTGCCCTCGCTGCTGGCCCTGCCGCTGGGCGGCGTGGCCTCGGCACTCACGGGCTGCATACTACTGCTGCCGGTACTGCGCACGTCGGGCCACTATGCGGCTCTTGTGACCATGGCCTTTGCCCTGCTGTTCAGGGTCTTTCTTGAGGTCTGCCCATGGTTTGGCGGCCCTCAGGGCATACCGGTTGAAGGGCTGAACGTGCTCGGCCTAAGCTTTATGAATGATATGCGTATAGGCGGGTTGGATTTTTCGTTTTACGCCAAATACGACCTTTTTGCCCTGCTGATGCTCTGCCTGACCTTTGGCTTTATCCGTCGCCTGGAGCGCTCGTGGTTCGGGCTTTCCATGGACGCGGTGCGAGGTGACGAGGTAGCCTCGGCCTGCTTTGGCGTAAGCATCGCGCGCTGGAAAATAACGGCCTTCACCATGGGCAACTTTATTTCGGGCATGGCGGGCGCGTTTTACGCCATGATGCTGGCCTACATCAGCCCGGCCAACTTTTCGTTTGCCGATTCGCTGCTCTTTCTTTCCATCCTGCTGCTGGGCGGCATCGGCAACAGCTGGGGGGTGCTGGTGGCCACCGCCTTTGTGGTTGCCCTGCCGGAAAAATTCCAGGTTATTCAGGAATACCGGTACCTCATCTACTCCAGCATCGTACTTTTGATGATCATCTTTCGCCCGGCCGGGCTACTGCCCCGCCGCGTCCGCAGCTACACGGGAGGCATGGCATAATGTGCGCCCATCTTCTTGAATGTACGGGGCTGTCCATGCGCTTTGGCGGGCTTATGGCGCTCCAGTCCCTGGATATCCACGTGGACAGCCACGAGGTTGTGGGTCTTGTAGGCCCCAACGGCTCGGGCAAAACAACGTTTTTCAACGTTGTGACGGGCATCTACCACCCATGCGCGGGCAAGGTCATGTTCAACGGGCAAGACATCACAGGTCTTTCGCCGCAGGAGGTTTACCGGGCGGGCATAGCGCGCACGTTTCAGCGCTCGCGCCTGTGCCTCGATCTTACGGTGTTCGACAACATCATGATCGGTAGCCACAAGACCCTCGACCTGTCGTTTATGCACAATATACTGCAGCGCAAGGCCTTTATAAAGAAATATCACGAATATGAAGAAACCGCAGCCGCCCTGCTGCGGGCGCTGAACCCAGA
Above is a genomic segment from Desulfovibrio sp. containing:
- a CDS encoding NAD-dependent succinate-semialdehyde dehydrogenase gives rise to the protein MAYATTNPYTGEVLKTFPDETDSQVDQALDDAHNAFLLWKDTPSSKRKAILQRAADLLRERASDYARLLTLEMGKITAEGLAEVEISAGIFEYYANNMEELLAPVALSVAHPYEGKPTLVYEPLGIILAIEPWNFPIYQVARILAPQLAAGNTMLLKHASNVPQSAAAFDQLMHDAGLPDGAFRNLFATRQQVEKIINDPRVHGVALTGSEGAGAIIAAQASKALKKSTMELGGSDAFVVLADAELDKTVNWAVFGRHWNAGQVCVSSKRMIVVDEVYDAFLSRYIEGVAQLKAGDPFDPSTTLAPLSSQAAADEIRAKIREAVSHGATATEVGPRVPSQGAFVQPTILSNLTPDNPAYYWEFFGPVTMIFRAKNEEEAIQIANDSPYGLGGSVFTADPLHGAAVAKRISTGMVFVNHPTSPKADLPFGGIRRSGYGRELTDLGIKEFVNHKLICIVDIDAPFI
- a CDS encoding branched-chain amino acid ABC transporter permease, whose amino-acid sequence is MDMSLLIQFVINGLMLGMMYALVAVGFTIFFGVLDVIIFSHGDTVMLGGFSGLAVYMYLQHMFPGLAPGWSLLWVALTALTSMALLGMLLASTMIMRLRAAPALNTLLATMMLGTVLRESIRLFFPNGSNPQPFPHLLPDWSLNYGQLSLRFDNLVLFSAGAAAVVLIHLLISRTRLGMAIRAVAQDSEAAQLMGVNFSLVVLTAFALGCGVAALAGIMNGIYYNEINFSMGLLLGAIGFSAAVIGGLGNIYGAILGGFIFAFLQTIGAVALPFSSAYKDVFAFSVVIVLMAWKPTGLLAEKSSQRV
- a CDS encoding ABC transporter ATP-binding protein; this translates as MCAHLLECTGLSMRFGGLMALQSLDIHVDSHEVVGLVGPNGSGKTTFFNVVTGIYHPCAGKVMFNGQDITGLSPQEVYRAGIARTFQRSRLCLDLTVFDNIMIGSHKTLDLSFMHNILQRKAFIKKYHEYEETAAALLRALNPDLPGKLHHAVSELNMIDRRRVELCRALIGKPKLLFLDEPSAGMTHEETQQLMDEIVRMETGEAKPAIVLIEHEMNVIRRITSRCVVLNFGEKLCEGSYEKVTADPMVQEAYLGTEVCEDEQV
- a CDS encoding branched-chain amino acid ABC transporter substrate-binding protein; its protein translation is MSRISINWRKALGCCAAILCLATSVQARETVKVGFVGPLTGGVSAIGVGGRNSAELAVKQRNEDPDRKFDYLFVSYDDECKPNIGIQVATKLASDRKVAAAVTHYCSAVALGTVDIYHRFHMPAVVWGAVHPGITYGNDYKEIFRTPGTMINQNQVAAKFMTDQGYKTFAIIHDITDYGKSHKDYFTQFITEQGGKVIETFGVTPDQQDFTAELTKIKSLHPDVIYFGGLVPVGVRVRSQMEKLGLDAQFEGVSGIKSDAFVTGVGSEVAEGSLSFIEGTPLEKLPGGEAFLQSYKDHGYAESPEAYGPFAYASMKLVLDSIESTGPDREKITEALSAVKGADTLVGKVTFDDHGQNIEPAVSTFVVQDGQWVFWSDSDYASGKRQLRYPNK
- a CDS encoding nitroreductase family protein: MTPKNLTPQYSKENTMPAFLVDTHHCKKDGICVSVCPAAALRLNDDKLPENTPEGAARCISCGQCIAFCPHGACSLEGVAAADTPAPNFAKRPPEDQLTAFLLSRRSIRQYRKEPVPQSTIDAIMDGVRYAPSAANTQPLRWILINSRENLKKVGDLVAQGMETLAPDDAHLRSTVTAWRSGTDVYFRGAPQMMIAVAPKEWSWGREDGAVALTYFELHALAHGVGCCWAGYFTSIGAKYAPLQNFLGVEEHEVIVGGQFFGISKLRPHALPPRKEINLTIR
- a CDS encoding branched-chain amino acid ABC transporter permease, with product MFSLRNTPAGPLTCVLTAVGITAFLALFLMAEEQTTILLYLGVGLFLLLDLKVCGLLDVLLQAARQNETLWTRLMLGMSLALILIFHDDHYNLFLLGTIMTYSVAVLGLNVQLGYAGVINFSAASFFGVGGYTAALLMANAGVPSLLALPLGGVASALTGCILLLPVLRTSGHYAALVTMAFALLFRVFLEVCPWFGGPQGIPVEGLNVLGLSFMNDMRIGGLDFSFYAKYDLFALLMLCLTFGFIRRLERSWFGLSMDAVRGDEVASACFGVSIARWKITAFTMGNFISGMAGAFYAMMLAYISPANFSFADSLLFLSILLLGGIGNSWGVLVATAFVVALPEKFQVIQEYRYLIYSSIVLLMIIFRPAGLLPRRVRSYTGGMA
- a CDS encoding iron-containing alcohol dehydrogenase, translating into MNDFTFYNPTRIVFGKNTTAQLDALVPAKARVLVLYGGESARKNGTLDEVRAALGDRNVQEFGGIEPNPSFETLMRAVEQIKREKNDFLIAVGGGSVIDGTKFIAAAACFEGDPWSIMEAHGSNVTQALPFASVLTLPATGSEMNNGAVITRSATQTKLPFMSPHVFPQFSILDPTKTFTLPEKQLANGVVDAFVHVVEQYLTYPVDARVQDRFSEGLLQTLTEIGPKLMTDKQDYDLCANLMWTATLALNGLIGAGVPQDWSTHMIGHELTARYGIDHARTLAIVLPANLQVRRAAKREKLLQYAARVWNITNGNEEERIDAAIAKTRTFFESLGLPTTLSAYGLGQQDIDAIVGQLAAHGMTALGEKSDITPEISRRILEASL
- a CDS encoding TetR/AcrR family transcriptional regulator, with the translated sequence MKTITPAAEVRRHILETGQAIMSGKGFSAVGLTEILTAAGVPKGSFYYYFKSKDAFGEALLEQYFADYMAELTELLEEPGQNGAQRLMAYWEKWLKTQAGCDSQGKCLAVKLGAEVADLSEAMRSALRIGTAQIMQRLAKAIEDARADGSLAVEGDALFLSEVLYQLWLGASLLEKITRNGESLKTAMAATHRILNIPPQK